Proteins encoded within one genomic window of Glycine soja cultivar W05 chromosome 1, ASM419377v2, whole genome shotgun sequence:
- the LOC114410957 gene encoding transcription factor MYB88-like, with the protein MQDIKKQQDKQKKQMVNEESKKKERHIVTWSQEEDDILREQIGVHGTENWAIIASKFKDKTTRQCRRRWYTYLNSDFKKGGWSPEEDKLLCEAQKIFGNRWTEIAKVVSGRTDNAVKNRFSTLCKKRAKYEALANENNTSYINSNNKRIFLQHGCDTDVASESAIKKMRRSHISDATEKINFGDRSHKQNGILLNQQSRAPFAVLAQNSHNVNLPDQHRVCNLKFSDYAQNNKIQGTFLKKDDPRINTLMQQAELLSSLALKVDAENMDQSLENAWKVLQEFLNRTKELDIPRYKIPDLQLVDLKDLLADLKSSSEEIQPCWRPVELYEDSPGSSEYSTGSTLMPHSAGEDLEHSLHQDIGTELNIQIGDPEGVRGCDQGILSSATLNQDLFSSSEEQINNDGIVSALSRSEFSSPLQVTPLFRSLAAGIPSPQFSESERSFLMKTLGMESPSLNPSANPSQPPLCKRALLI; encoded by the exons ATGCAAGATATCAAGAAGCAGCAGGATAAGCAGAAGAAGCAAATGGTCAATGAAGAATCTAAGAAGAAGGAGCGTCACATTGTGACGTGGAGTCAAGAG GAAGATGACATACTGAGGGAGCAGATAGGTGTACATGGAACTGAGAA TTGGGCAATTATTGCTTCTAAGTTCAAGGACAAAACAACAAGACAGTGCAGAAGAAG ATGGTACACTTATTTGAATTCTGATTTCAAGAAAGGAGGATGGTCACCAGAGGAAGACAAGCTTTTATGTGAG GCTCAAAAAATATTTGGTAACAGGTGGACAGAAATAGCAAAGGTGGTTTCAGGCAG AACGGATAATGCTGTGAAAAACCGTTTCTCCACACTGTGCAAAAAGAGAGCAAAATATGAAGCATTAGCAAACGAGAACAACACTTCATACATCAATTCAAATAACAAAAGGATTTTTCTCCAGCATGGGTGTGATACAGATGTGGCATCAGAATCTGCTATTAAGAAAATGAG GAGGTCCCATATCTCTGATGCCACTGAGAAGATCAACTTTGGAGACAGATCGCATAAACAAAATGGGATTCTATTAAATCAGCAGTCAAGAGCACCATTTGCAGTTTTAGCTCAAAACTCTCACAATGTCAACTTGCCAGACCAGCATCGTGTCTGCAATTTGAAGTTTAGCGATTATG CTCAAAACAACAAGATTCAAGGAACATTCCTTAAAAAGGATGACCCAAGGATAAACACATTGATGCAACAAGCAGAGTTATTAAGTTCACTAGCTCTAAAAGTTGATGCAGAGAACATGGATCAAAGTCTTGAAAATGCATGGAAG GTTCTTCAAGAATTTCTGAACCGAACCAAAGAGTTAGACATTCCTAGATATAAGATTCCAGATTTACAACTTGTAGATCTTAAAGATTTATTGGCGGACTTAAAGAGCAGTAGTGAGGAAATCCAGCCATGCTGGAg GCCAGTGGAACTATATGAAGACTCTCCAGGCAGTTCTGAATACAGTACAGGATCAACTCTCATGCCTCATTCAGCTGGTGAGGATTTGGAACATTCACTGCATCAGGACATTGGAACCGAACTGAATATACAAATTGGAGATCCAGAAGGGGTTAGGGGATGTGACCAAGGGATTCTTTCTAGTGCAACTCTGAATCAAG ATTTATTCTCATCTTCTGAGGAACAGATAAACAATGATGGCATTGTTTCGGCCTTGTCACGTTCAGAGTTCAGTTCACCTCTTCAAGTTACCCCTCTGTTTAGATCCTTAGCTGCTGGAATTCCTAGCCCACAATTTTCAGAAAGT